The Triticum aestivum cultivar Chinese Spring chromosome 3A, IWGSC CS RefSeq v2.1, whole genome shotgun sequence genome includes a region encoding these proteins:
- the LOC123061636 gene encoding uncharacterized protein yields the protein MPRGSSQRCTASGPPASMVSASASEDELALLTGPQLVIHLTKTHRRADFDAVSRILAARDRERASLEANLAAAEAELEAARARLVGVDEVHSNLKAALRELKAQEEKKKALAGAYHRPRDETDEMAFVPGDAAPEAVHRDEGRVKEAKEGEGNDDDDIIDLCSDGEEGDRTAVAGEMEMEGDEDGDDKVPLSQRFKRLRRAEPGELESGKGDGQGQIDSVSTLGNDQQKSSFVKMEEQMTRTGKMACMPEASKVAASVQESVVVKSEKFDDEMPRTVLLPSPGLLSKSPLQKGPSKSDYCKAGTGEKEGSFDGVPATGVSQLLKGDAKMNKTPMVESSDKCGNKVIGAEKCSPLLRPSEERMMSRVGVPFEPCNGNNKYVQVKREAGSLPSTITSEWDSEGHLCSSVCNHVEIAMQALCALYRQRKLAMGDAREESRARTLAEFLLDGDLQGPMRRTVAELENHDATNPLFLIQVTISCSGQLYDIFRKKEDPYFC from the exons ATGCCCCGAGGCAGCTCGCAGCGGTGCACCGCCTCCGGGCCGCCGGCCTCGATggtctccgcctccgcctccgaggACGAACTCGCCCTCCTCACCGGCCCGCAGCTCGTGATCCACCTCACCAAGACCCACCGCAGAGCCGACTTCGATGCGGTTTCGCGCATCCTCGCCGCGCGGGACCGCGAGAGGGCCAGTCTCGAGGCGAATCTGGCGGCTGCGGAGGCCGAACTCGAGGCAGCGAGGGCGCGCTTGGTGGGGGTCGACGAGGTGCACTCCAACCTAAAGGCCGCGCTCAGGGAGCTCAAAGCacaggaggagaagaaaaaggcgcTAGCCGGCGCGTACCACCGGCCGCGGGACGAGACCGACGAGATGGCGTTCGTGCCCGGTGACGCCGCCCCAGAAGCGGTGCATCGGGACGAGGGGCGCGTCAAGGAGGCCAAGGAAGGGGAGGGGAACGACGACGACGACATTATTGACCTGTGCAGCGACGGGGAGGAAGGGGATAGGACGGCGGTGGCCGGCGAGATGGAAATGGAAGGGGACGAAGATGGGGATGACAAAGTGCCGCTGAGCCAGCGCTTCAAGCGACTACGGCGAGCCGAGCCCGGTGAGTTGGAATCGGGGAAGGGAGATGGACAGGGGCAAATCGATTCTGTCAGTACTCTGGGGAATGATCAGCAGAAATCTTCGTTTGTAAAGATGGAGGAGCAGATGACAAGAACCGGGAAGATGGCATGTATGCCCGAGGCTTCAAAGGTGGCAGCTTCCGTGCAGGAGAGTGTAGTTGTGAAATCAGAAAAGTTTGATGATGAGATGCCCAGGACAGTGCTGCTTCCTTCTCCGGGGCTTCTTAGCAAGAGCCCTCTACAGAAGGGTCCTTCCAAGAGTGACTATTGTAAAGCCGGAACTGGCGAAAAAGAAGGCTCATTTGATGGTGTTCCAGCTACTGGAGTCAGTCAGCTATTGAAGGGGGATGCAAAAATGAACAAGACACCAATGGTTGAATCATCGGACAAATGTGGCAACAAGGTCATTGGTGCTGAAAAATGTTCACCTCTATTAAGACCGAGTGAGGAACGGATGATGTCGAGGGTTGGAGTTCCATTTGAACCTTGCAATGGCAACAACAAGTATGTCCAGGTAAAGAGGGAGGCGGGCTCGTTGCCTTCAACAATTACCAGTGAGTGGGACTCTGAAGGACATCTGTGTAGTTCAGTTTGCAATCATGTGGAGATAGCTATGCAAGCTCTCTGTGCTCTTTATCGCCAAAGGAAGTTAGCAATGGGGGATGCAAGAGAGGAATCCAG GGCACGTACCTTGGCGGAATTTCTTTTGGATGGTGATCTGCAGGGACCAATGAGAAGAACTGTTGCGGAACTAGAGAATCATGATGCGACAAATCCACTTTTTCTTATCCAAGTAACAATCAGTTGCTCTGGGCAGTTGTATGATATTTTCAGGAAGAAAGAAGATCCATACTTCTGTTGA
- the LOC123058419 gene encoding arabinogalactan protein 16, producing the protein MASIPRASSLVAMAIVVVLASVASAQGPAPAPTASDGTSVDQGIAYVLMFVALALTYLIHPLDAASAYRLL; encoded by the exons ATGGCGTCAATCCCCAGAGCGTCGTCCCTTGtcgccatggccatcgtcgtcgtGCTCGCCTCCGTGGCCAGCGCCCAGGGCCCCGCCCCGGCACCCACCGCCAGCGATG GAACGAGCGTGGACCAAGGGATCGCGTACGTGCTCATGTTCGTGGCGCTCGCCCTCACCTACCTCATCCACCCGCTGGACGCCGCCTCCGCCTACAGGCTCCTCTGA